A single genomic interval of Streptomyces sp. BA2 harbors:
- the eccCa gene encoding type VII secretion protein EccCa, whose protein sequence is MSHIVVKRPPRALPSQVPTEEIVLQPPPELPRGQQEGAMMQLLPMLGMGGSVVFFFMPSSHPFMKIMGMVMVASTVAMSVAMLIRYRRGTQGQLADMRRDYLRYLKQTRRQALDAARAQRDAQYYLHPSPEQLWALVAEGSRIWERRTGDEDFGQVRVGLGPQSLATPLVPPQTAAVDELEPLTAGAMQRFLAAHSTLEDLPMAVSLRAFYHVTVSGDPGTVRAAARALTGSLASLHSPQDLVVAVAAGRAAAPEWEWSKWLPHCQTQGSADGAGSRRLITGDPVELEAMLSARLQGRPRFHPGGSHVPDEPHIVVVLDGLSLPPMSVLASPEGLQGVTVLEVVPGELTGGRGGLSLVVQPRSLRIESGHGLVYEGTPDLLSYEAAEALARQLAPLRVASGGDDDEPLLANLEFTDLLSLGDANSVDTARTWRPRAQAERLRVPIGVGEDGRPVMLDLKEAAQEGMGPHGLCVGATGSGKSELLRTLVLGLAVTHSSESLNFVLADFKGGATFAGMAQMPHVAAVITNLADDLTLVDRMGDSIRGELNRRQELLRDSGNYANIHDYEKARAAGAPLQPIPSLVLVIDEFSELLTSKPDFIEMFVQIGRIGRSLGVHLLLASQRLEEGRLRGLETYLSYRVGLRTFSAAESRAALGVPDAYQLPNVPGSGYLKYGTDEMVRFKAAYVSGVYRSGSQQAAALGGPRPVDRRPVLFTAAEVPVRYSAPAVPEPRTPSPADPDDALADTVLDVIVRRLEAQGPAAHQVWLPPLESPPSLDALLPGLTAVPGRGLTQPGYEGAGRLVIPLGLVDKPYEQRRDALWCDFSGAAGHMQIVGGPQSGKSTLLRSLMASFALTHTPREVQLYGLDFGGGGMAAVADLPHVGGVASRLDPERVRRTVAEVYGVMTRREEYFRTSGIASIADFRARRARGDISVADQPWGDVFLIIDGWGNFRSDYEGLEPAVLDIAARGLGYGVHLVLSASRSMEVRANLKDHLMNRLELRLGDTMDSEFDRKVAANVPAGVPGRGQSPQKQHFMAAVPRIDGLSSDTDLADATATLTAEVSRHWTEPGAPKVRLLPRELPSDQLPPGNVFPNRGVSFALDETNLEPVFVDFEQDPFFFVFGESESGKSNLLRLLITRLTERYSGDECKIFVVDNRRSLLDVTPASHLAEYIPMSNAMDHHMTALADLMNRRTPTAEVTARQLRERSWWRGPTVYVIVDDYDLVSTSSGNPLGQLTELLPFARDVGVRFIIARSTAGAGRASYEPFMQRMKELGAQGVVLAGDPGEGDILGGVRPRPMPAGRGTFVSRRRGKPLVQTGLVAGEF, encoded by the coding sequence GTGAGCCACATCGTCGTGAAGCGCCCACCTCGGGCTCTGCCGTCTCAGGTGCCCACCGAAGAAATCGTGCTGCAGCCGCCGCCCGAACTGCCGCGTGGGCAGCAGGAGGGCGCGATGATGCAACTCCTTCCCATGCTGGGCATGGGCGGGTCCGTGGTGTTCTTCTTCATGCCCAGTTCGCATCCGTTCATGAAGATCATGGGCATGGTGATGGTCGCCTCGACGGTGGCCATGTCCGTCGCGATGCTGATCCGCTACCGGCGCGGGACGCAGGGCCAGTTGGCCGACATGCGGCGCGACTACCTCCGGTACCTGAAGCAGACCCGGCGCCAGGCGCTGGATGCCGCGAGGGCACAGCGTGACGCGCAGTACTACCTCCACCCCTCCCCCGAACAACTGTGGGCGCTGGTCGCCGAGGGCAGCCGGATCTGGGAACGCCGCACGGGGGACGAGGACTTCGGGCAGGTGCGCGTCGGGCTCGGTCCGCAGTCGCTCGCCACGCCACTCGTTCCGCCGCAGACCGCCGCGGTGGACGAACTGGAGCCGCTCACCGCGGGGGCGATGCAGCGCTTCCTCGCCGCCCACAGCACGCTGGAGGACCTGCCGATGGCGGTCTCCCTGCGGGCCTTCTACCACGTGACGGTCAGCGGTGACCCCGGCACGGTGCGGGCAGCGGCTCGTGCGCTGACCGGCTCTCTCGCGTCGCTGCACTCCCCGCAGGACCTGGTCGTCGCGGTCGCGGCGGGGCGCGCGGCCGCTCCGGAGTGGGAGTGGTCCAAGTGGCTCCCGCACTGCCAGACGCAGGGCAGCGCGGACGGTGCGGGCAGCCGCCGTCTGATCACCGGCGACCCGGTGGAGCTCGAGGCGATGCTCTCCGCCCGGCTGCAGGGCCGCCCCCGTTTCCACCCGGGTGGGTCTCATGTGCCGGACGAGCCACACATCGTCGTCGTACTCGATGGCCTGTCACTGCCTCCCATGTCGGTCCTGGCCTCCCCTGAGGGGCTGCAGGGAGTGACGGTCCTGGAGGTCGTGCCGGGAGAACTGACGGGCGGGCGGGGTGGGCTTTCCCTCGTCGTGCAGCCGAGGTCGCTGCGCATCGAATCCGGACACGGCCTGGTGTACGAGGGCACGCCCGACCTCCTCTCCTACGAGGCTGCCGAGGCGCTGGCCCGGCAGCTGGCCCCGCTGCGGGTGGCATCGGGCGGGGACGACGACGAACCGCTCCTCGCCAACCTCGAGTTCACGGATCTGCTGAGCCTGGGCGACGCGAACTCGGTCGACACGGCCCGGACGTGGCGCCCGCGCGCGCAGGCCGAGCGGTTGCGCGTGCCGATCGGCGTCGGCGAGGACGGCCGCCCCGTGATGCTGGACCTCAAGGAGGCCGCGCAGGAGGGCATGGGCCCGCACGGTCTGTGCGTGGGAGCCACCGGTTCCGGCAAGTCGGAGCTGCTGCGCACTCTGGTGCTCGGCCTCGCGGTCACCCACTCCTCCGAGAGCCTGAACTTCGTTCTTGCCGACTTCAAGGGCGGTGCGACCTTCGCCGGGATGGCGCAGATGCCGCACGTCGCCGCCGTGATCACCAACCTGGCGGACGACCTGACGCTCGTCGACCGCATGGGCGACTCCATCCGCGGCGAGCTCAACCGGCGCCAGGAACTGCTGCGCGACTCGGGCAACTACGCCAACATCCACGACTACGAGAAGGCGCGCGCGGCAGGGGCCCCGCTCCAGCCGATCCCTTCTCTGGTCCTCGTCATCGACGAGTTCAGCGAACTCCTGACCTCCAAACCGGACTTCATCGAGATGTTCGTGCAGATCGGCCGCATCGGCCGCTCACTCGGCGTGCATCTGCTGCTGGCCTCGCAGCGCCTGGAGGAGGGTCGGCTTCGCGGCCTGGAGACCTACCTTTCGTACCGCGTCGGTCTGCGGACGTTCTCCGCTGCCGAGTCGCGCGCGGCGCTCGGGGTCCCGGACGCGTACCAGCTGCCGAACGTGCCCGGCTCCGGCTACCTGAAGTACGGCACGGACGAGATGGTGCGCTTCAAGGCGGCGTATGTCTCCGGGGTCTACCGCTCGGGTTCGCAGCAGGCCGCGGCGCTGGGCGGGCCGCGGCCGGTGGACCGCCGTCCGGTGCTCTTCACGGCGGCCGAGGTTCCTGTTCGCTATTCCGCGCCAGCGGTGCCGGAGCCGCGTACGCCGTCACCGGCGGACCCGGACGACGCGCTGGCCGACACCGTCCTGGACGTCATCGTGCGCCGCCTGGAGGCGCAGGGCCCGGCGGCCCATCAGGTGTGGCTGCCGCCCCTGGAGAGTCCACCGTCCCTGGACGCGCTGCTTCCGGGGCTCACGGCCGTACCGGGGCGTGGGCTCACGCAACCCGGCTACGAGGGAGCGGGGCGGCTCGTCATCCCCCTCGGCCTGGTCGACAAGCCCTACGAGCAGCGTCGTGACGCACTGTGGTGCGACTTCTCGGGCGCGGCGGGCCACATGCAGATCGTCGGTGGCCCGCAGTCCGGCAAGTCGACCTTGCTGCGCTCCCTGATGGCGTCCTTCGCCCTCACGCACACTCCGCGTGAAGTGCAGCTCTACGGCCTGGACTTCGGCGGCGGTGGCATGGCGGCCGTCGCCGACCTCCCGCACGTCGGCGGGGTCGCCTCACGCCTCGACCCCGAGCGGGTGCGGCGCACGGTCGCCGAGGTGTACGGCGTGATGACGCGCCGCGAGGAGTACTTCCGTACGTCCGGCATCGCGTCGATCGCGGACTTCCGGGCGCGAAGGGCCCGCGGTGACATCTCGGTCGCCGACCAGCCGTGGGGCGACGTCTTCCTGATCATCGACGGATGGGGCAACTTCCGCTCGGATTACGAGGGCTTGGAGCCCGCGGTCCTGGACATCGCGGCGCGCGGCCTCGGTTACGGAGTCCACCTGGTCCTTTCGGCATCGAGGTCGATGGAGGTCCGCGCGAATCTCAAGGACCACCTCATGAACCGCCTCGAACTGCGCCTCGGCGACACCATGGACTCCGAGTTCGACCGCAAGGTCGCCGCCAATGTCCCGGCAGGGGTGCCAGGCCGGGGCCAGTCCCCTCAGAAGCAGCACTTCATGGCGGCGGTCCCGCGCATCGACGGTCTGTCGTCCGACACGGACCTCGCGGATGCCACGGCCACCCTGACCGCCGAGGTGTCCCGCCACTGGACGGAGCCGGGTGCACCGAAGGTCCGCCTCCTGCCGAGGGAGCTCCCCTCCGACCAGCTCCCGCCGGGCAACGTCTTCCCGAACCGTGGTGTGTCCTTCGCTCTCGACGAGACCAACCTCGAACCGGTCTTCGTGGACTTCGAACAGGACCCGTTCTTCTTCGTCTTCGGCGAGAGCGAGTCGGGCAAGTCGAACCTGCTTCGCCTGCTGATCACCCGCCTCACCGAGCGCTACAGCGGCGACGAATGCAAAATCTTCGTGGTCGACAACCGCCGCTCCCTCCTCGACGTGACCCCGGCCTCGCACCTGGCGGAGTACATCCCCATGTCCAACGCCATGGACCACCACATGACGGCCCTGGCCGACCTGATGAACCGCCGCACGCCGACGGCCGAGGTCACCGCCCGGCAACTCCGCGAACGCAGCTGGTGGCGAGGACCGACGGTGTACGTGATCGTCGACGACTACGACCTGGTGTCCACGTCGAGCGGCAACCCGCTGGGCCAGCTCACCGAGCTGCTTCCCTTCGCCCGTGATGTGGGCGTCCGCTTCATCATCGCGCGGTCGACGGCGGGCGCGGGACGGGCGTCGTACGAACCCTTCATGCAGCGGATGAAGGAGCTTGGCGCGCAGGGTGTGGTGCTCGCCGGGGATCCGGGCGAGGGCGACATCCTGGGCGGGGTGCGGCCGCGGCCGATGCCGGCGGGGCGAGGGACCTTCGTTTCACGACGGCGGGGGAAGCCGTTGGTGCAGACGGGGTTGGTGGCTGGGGAGTTCTGA
- the eccD gene encoding type VII secretion integral membrane protein EccD has protein sequence MSMTASATATGSGRSGQGTPPGPASGTGAGFGFCRVTIVAPDSRIDVALPDDIPVADIYPEILRLSRQSPAEGAPVGYHLVRRDGAVLDSARSFAAQRILDGELLTLRPFSESLPPAVFDDVSEAVASAVTRDRTLWDGDSTRVAGLIGGAVLPALIAFVAWTAEPRHDMNGLPGILAAVAGLLLLTLACVRARIYDDRASAIALGLGALPNVAVAGSGLLPLTEGQGIGRLQFLLACTAVLIASVILALVSPRGDGPFVAFVFASAVGLLTVFIATLSSLEPVETAALCAPLAVGALAFLPGLSMRFARIPIGFESPHAARNEYGAEPEPQQPVDAERIAAQARRGHELLVGLVGGCALVSVGGAAVLGFSDDVWGQLLALATGIAMLMRAQLFRYTAQVASTLAAGLAGLVLLGLGFCLNPPHALMRDALLGDSSALNVRTLWLIAAIAAASALVTAVGLITSRRGVTPFWGRFTEIAEGFVLLTLVPLTLAVFDVYASARALTS, from the coding sequence GTGAGCATGACGGCCTCCGCGACGGCTACCGGATCGGGACGGTCCGGCCAGGGAACACCTCCGGGACCCGCCTCCGGAACCGGCGCGGGATTCGGCTTCTGCCGCGTCACCATCGTCGCGCCCGACAGCCGGATCGACGTGGCGCTGCCCGATGACATCCCGGTCGCCGACATCTACCCGGAGATCCTGCGCCTCTCCCGGCAGAGCCCCGCCGAAGGCGCCCCTGTCGGCTACCACCTCGTACGCCGTGACGGCGCCGTGCTGGACAGCGCCCGATCCTTCGCGGCGCAGCGCATCCTCGACGGCGAGCTCCTCACCCTGCGTCCGTTCTCCGAGTCGTTGCCGCCGGCCGTCTTCGACGACGTGTCCGAGGCCGTCGCCTCCGCGGTGACGCGCGATCGCACGCTGTGGGACGGCGACTCGACGCGCGTGGCAGGACTCATCGGCGGCGCCGTGCTGCCGGCCCTCATCGCCTTCGTGGCCTGGACCGCAGAGCCCCGCCACGACATGAACGGCCTGCCGGGCATCCTCGCCGCCGTCGCGGGTCTGCTGCTGCTCACGCTCGCCTGCGTGCGTGCGCGGATCTACGACGACCGGGCCTCGGCCATCGCTCTCGGCCTCGGCGCTCTGCCGAACGTGGCCGTGGCCGGCTCCGGTCTGCTGCCCCTCACCGAGGGGCAGGGCATCGGCAGGCTCCAGTTCCTGCTCGCCTGCACGGCCGTACTCATCGCCTCGGTGATCCTCGCCCTGGTGTCGCCGCGCGGGGACGGCCCGTTCGTGGCCTTCGTCTTCGCCTCCGCCGTCGGCCTGCTCACCGTGTTCATCGCGACGCTCAGCAGCCTGGAACCGGTCGAGACCGCGGCGCTCTGCGCCCCGCTGGCCGTAGGTGCCCTCGCGTTCCTGCCGGGTCTGTCCATGCGGTTCGCCCGTATCCCCATCGGCTTCGAGTCCCCGCACGCCGCACGCAACGAGTACGGCGCTGAGCCAGAGCCGCAGCAGCCTGTCGACGCCGAGCGCATCGCCGCCCAGGCCCGCCGCGGCCACGAACTGCTCGTCGGCCTGGTGGGTGGCTGCGCCTTGGTGTCCGTCGGTGGGGCCGCGGTGCTCGGCTTCTCCGACGATGTCTGGGGGCAGCTGCTTGCCCTCGCTACCGGCATCGCGATGCTGATGCGCGCCCAGCTCTTCCGTTACACGGCTCAGGTCGCCTCGACGCTGGCCGCGGGCCTGGCGGGACTCGTGCTGCTCGGGCTCGGCTTCTGCCTCAACCCGCCGCACGCACTGATGCGCGATGCCCTGCTCGGCGACAGTTCGGCCCTCAACGTACGAACGCTGTGGCTGATCGCGGCGATCGCGGCCGCCTCCGCACTGGTCACTGCCGTAGGTCTCATCACGTCACGCCGAGGAGTCACCCCCTTTTGGGGCCGCTTCACTGAAATCGCGGAAGGCTTCGTCCTGCTGACGTTGGTCCCGCTGACCCTGGCCGTCTTCGACGTGTATGCCTCAGCACGAGCTCTGACCAGCTGA
- a CDS encoding DUF397 domain-containing protein: MAEAQHEDVQARKEREKNELYALDISGVEWHSAPGAEAHEERVEIAYLPDGAVAMRSSIEPETVLRYTEAEWRAFVLGARDGEFDLEPAAGEVSRDAG, from the coding sequence ATGGCCGAGGCACAGCACGAGGACGTCCAGGCTCGCAAAGAGCGCGAGAAGAACGAGCTCTACGCTCTCGACATCTCCGGCGTGGAGTGGCACAGCGCACCGGGCGCCGAGGCACACGAGGAGCGGGTCGAGATCGCGTACCTGCCGGACGGCGCCGTAGCCATGCGGTCGTCCATCGAGCCCGAGACAGTGCTGCGGTACACCGAGGCGGAGTGGCGGGCCTTCGTGCTCGGAGCCCGGGACGGGGAGTTCGATCTGGAGCCGGCAGCGGGCGAGGTCAGCCGGGACGCGGGCTGA
- a CDS encoding outer membrane protein assembly factor BamB family protein, whose amino-acid sequence MLAVLLAVVLCVGSGVVWAVTDGEQPQPKKPTAVRQAPDDIRDTVEESPRSPEADLAVDYNEKEFKKRFGRETVHAPGAWATEKNFVRGTGSTLKGFKFGTSKEDWSTELTGPICDTTRHVTADGRTAVLLQEKGDKPKPKGKDEKSKKKSKKDKGKRSKDKSRKAEDPDKFLCTQLAFFDLNTGEKLWQVKLPDAEEAFAPHANVTMTRGTVAVAWSQGSVAYDMKHGRQLWTSAASAECRDLGFAGGRDLLALVRCGDTEEPRFKVQKVRPRTAEPEWTYKVARGVERVYLVSSDPAVLAVSTAGTAVTDLITLDDRGDYRATIDMPEGRFVDNCHKPLFGTVETCDAIAVGRDQLFLAASKGTPADNWIASYDLGTGKTVKKFDSKPDRPMYPLRVSGGRLLAFRPSDDGVSPAAVVSLDPRTGKEAPYLLFGMPDRIGMENPEENEIIIEHGRVFFAPRELSAEDSGPWKGTAFSALGVEGA is encoded by the coding sequence GTGCTGGCCGTTCTGCTGGCAGTGGTTCTCTGTGTGGGCAGCGGTGTCGTCTGGGCGGTGACCGACGGCGAGCAGCCACAGCCGAAGAAGCCGACCGCCGTGCGGCAGGCACCGGACGACATCCGGGACACCGTCGAGGAGTCCCCCCGGAGCCCCGAGGCCGATCTCGCCGTCGACTACAACGAAAAAGAGTTCAAGAAGAGGTTCGGGCGCGAGACCGTTCACGCGCCCGGCGCGTGGGCGACGGAGAAGAACTTCGTCCGGGGGACCGGCAGCACGCTCAAGGGCTTCAAGTTCGGCACGTCCAAGGAGGACTGGTCCACCGAGCTGACCGGCCCGATATGCGACACCACCCGCCACGTCACCGCCGACGGACGCACGGCTGTCCTCCTCCAGGAGAAGGGTGACAAGCCCAAGCCCAAGGGCAAGGACGAGAAGAGCAAGAAGAAGAGCAAGAAGGACAAGGGGAAGAGATCCAAGGACAAGAGCCGCAAAGCCGAGGACCCCGACAAGTTCCTCTGTACCCAGCTGGCCTTCTTCGACTTGAACACCGGCGAGAAGCTCTGGCAGGTGAAGCTGCCCGACGCCGAGGAAGCGTTCGCGCCGCACGCCAACGTGACCATGACGCGTGGCACGGTCGCCGTGGCCTGGAGCCAGGGCTCGGTCGCGTACGACATGAAGCACGGGCGGCAACTGTGGACGAGCGCGGCCTCTGCGGAGTGCCGGGACCTCGGCTTCGCGGGCGGGCGCGACCTCCTTGCCCTCGTCCGGTGCGGGGACACCGAGGAGCCCCGGTTCAAGGTGCAGAAGGTGCGGCCCCGGACGGCTGAGCCGGAGTGGACCTACAAGGTGGCGCGCGGGGTCGAGCGCGTCTACTTGGTCTCGTCCGACCCCGCGGTGCTTGCCGTCTCGACCGCGGGTACCGCCGTGACGGACTTGATCACTCTCGATGACCGAGGCGACTACCGGGCCACGATCGACATGCCGGAAGGCCGCTTCGTCGACAATTGCCACAAGCCGCTCTTCGGGACCGTGGAAACGTGTGACGCGATCGCGGTCGGGCGGGACCAGCTGTTCCTGGCGGCCTCCAAGGGGACGCCCGCGGACAACTGGATCGCCTCGTACGACCTCGGCACCGGGAAGACCGTCAAGAAGTTCGACTCCAAGCCGGACCGTCCGATGTACCCCTTGCGGGTGAGCGGCGGCAGGCTGCTCGCTTTCCGGCCGAGCGACGACGGTGTCTCACCGGCCGCCGTGGTGAGCCTTGACCCGCGTACGGGCAAGGAGGCCCCGTATCTGCTCTTCGGCATGCCGGACCGCATCGGGATGGAGAATCCGGAGGAGAACGAGATCATCATCGAGCACGGCCGGGTCTTCTTCGCCCCCCGGGAGCTGTCCGCGGAGGACAGTGGACCCTGGAAGGGCACGGCCTTCAGCGCGCTGGGAGTCGAAGGCGCATGA
- the rpsO gene encoding 30S ribosomal protein S15, with product MSLDAATKKQIMTEFGQKEGDTGSPEVQVAMLSRRISDLTEHLKTHKHDHHSRRGLLILVGQRRRLLQYLAKKDIKRFRALVDRLGIRRGAAGAK from the coding sequence GTGTCGCTCGACGCCGCTACGAAGAAGCAGATCATGACCGAGTTCGGCCAGAAGGAGGGCGACACCGGCTCCCCCGAGGTCCAGGTCGCCATGCTCTCGCGCCGCATCTCGGACCTGACCGAGCACCTGAAGACCCACAAGCACGACCACCACTCCCGTCGTGGTCTGCTGATCCTGGTCGGTCAGCGTCGCCGTCTGCTGCAGTACCTGGCCAAGAAGGACATCAAGCGCTTCCGTGCGCTGGTGGACCGTCTGGGCATCCGTCGCGGTGCGGCGGGCGCCAAGTAA